One genomic segment of Equus quagga isolate Etosha38 chromosome 20, UCLA_HA_Equagga_1.0, whole genome shotgun sequence includes these proteins:
- the RPS6KL1 gene encoding ribosomal protein S6 kinase-like 1 encodes MSLVACECPPGPGLEPEPCSQVRSQARIYLEQICNRVAPGVPEMTKRDYLVDAATQIRLALERDVSEDYEAAFNHYQNGVDVLLRGVHVDPNKERCEAVKLKITKYLRRAEEIFNCHLQRTLGSGTSPGTGFSSLRLRPIRTLSSALEQLRGCRVVGVIGKVQLVQDPATGGTFVVKSLSRCHVASRERLTIIPHGVPYMTKLLRYFVSEDSIFLHLEHVQGGTLWSHVLSQACPQQSGLRSGSSLERMKAQLNCPLSLRTPALFPLGHTRLQDRITPEPPRTSQSLPPARDAPSTRPQREAEGEPSARTSTACSSDLPKAPSSHLHLQARWAPGQSPDMGPSWGLPWVREGAGQVLGGCGGGRGQSRPSGDGASLGSAGGAWSVREEQVKQWAAETLVALEALHEQGVLCRDLNPRNLLLDQAGHVRLTYFGQWSEVEPQFCREALDNLYSAPEVGGISELTDACDWWSFGSLLYELLTGTALSQSHPSGIQPHTQLQLPEWLSRPAASLLTELLQFDPTRRLGAGGGGVNKLKSHPFFSTIQWSKLVG; translated from the exons ATGAGCCTGGTGGCCTGCGAGTGCCCACCTGGCCCTGGCCTGGAGCCTGAGCCCTGCTCACAAGTGCGGTCCCAGGCCCGCATATACCTGGAGCAGATTTGCAACCGGGTGGCTCCGGGGGTACCTGAAATGACCAAGCGCGACTACCTGGTGGATGCAGCCACGCAGATCCGGCTGGCATTGGAGCGCGATGTCAGTGAGGACTACGAGGCAGCCTTCAACCACTACCAGAACGGCGTGGATGTCCTGCTGCGAGGCGTGCATG TTGACCCCAACAAGGAGCGATGTGAGGCCGTAAAGCTGAAAATTACCAAGTACCTGCGGCGGGCAGAGGAGATCTTCAACTGTCACCTGCAGAGGACGCTGGGCAGCGGAACCAGCCCAGGCACG GGTTTCAGCAGCCTGAGGCTCCGGCCCATCCGCACACTGAGTTCTGCCCTGGAGCAGCTGAGGGGCTGCAGGGTGGTCGGGGTCATCGGCAAG GTGCAGCTGGTCCAGGATCCAGCGACTGGAGGGACCTTCGTGGTGAAG agcctgtCCAGGTGCCATGTGGCAAGCCGGGAGCGGCTAACCATCATCCCACATGGTGTCCCCTACATGACCAAGCTGCTGCGGTACTTTGTGAGTGAGGACTCCATCTTCCTGCACCTGGAGCATGTGCAAG GAGGCACTCTGTGGTCCCACGTGCTCTCCCAGGCGTGCCCCCAACAGTCTGGGCTCAGATCTGGCTCCAGCCTGGAGAGGATGAAGGCTCAGCTCAACTGCCCCCTCAGCCTCCGGACCCCAGCACTGTTTCCCCTGGGCCACACCCGCCTGCAGGACAGAATCACCCCGGAGCCTCCacggacttctcagagccttcccCCAGCCAGGGATGCCCCATCCACCAGACCCCAGAGAGAGGCTGAAGGTGAACCCTCAGCCAGGACCAGCACCGCGTGCTCCTCggaccttccaaaggccccaagTAGCCACCTACACCTCCAAGCCAGGTGGGCACCTGGCCAGAGCCCGGACATGGGGCCCTCTTGGGGGCTTCCTTGGGTTCGtgagggggctggccaggtgctGGGGGGCTGTGGCGGAGGCAGAGGTCAGAGCCGCCCCTCAggggatggggccagcctggggtcTGCTGGAGGAGCCTGGAGCGTGAGAGAAGAGCAGGTGAAGCAGTGGGCGGCAGAGACGCTGGTGGCACTGGAGGCGCTGCATGAGCAGGGGGTGCTGTGCCGGGACCTCAATCCCCGGAACCTGCTCCTGGATCAGGCAG GTCATGTCCGGCTCACGTACTTCGGCCAGTGGTCTGAGGTAGAGCCCCAGTTCTGCAGGGAGGCCCTGGACAACCTCTACAGCGCCCCAG AGGTGGGTGGGATTTCTGAGCTGACGGATGCCTGTGACTGGTGGAGCTTTGGGTCTCTACTGTATGAACTGCTGACTGGCACG GCACTGTCCCAGAGCCATCCCTCAGGAATCCAGCCCCACACCCAGCTCCAGCTGCCAGAGTGGCTCAGTCGCCCAGCAGCCTCCCTGCTGACGGAG CTGCTGCAGTTTGATCCCACTCGGCGCCTGGGCGCTGGAGGAGGTGGTGTCAACAAACTCAAGTCCCACCCCTTTTTCAGTACTATCCAGTGGAGCAAACTGGTGGGGTAA